A window of the Planococcus citri chromosome 4, ihPlaCitr1.1, whole genome shotgun sequence genome harbors these coding sequences:
- the LOC135844179 gene encoding voltage-dependent anion-selective channel-like → MSSNVSPPPFYDGLGRSAKDLFSKGYNFDTVKLDVKTKTPTGVEFQCGGTSHIDSGKVLGTLQTTYRFKEYGINFTERWNTSNVLSTEVSLDDLFKGAKFSTEGTFAPQTGDKTLKVKGEYKNNYVAFNSDADFKTATPLVSGSGVLQYNGWLVGLLSKFDTKDSKLKSTNLALGYTTKEFVIHTNVSDGKLYSGHIYQKVNPFLETGVELAWSSENNDTKFGLGCKYTWDRDTTVRAKVNNSSQIGLGFTHKLKDGITITLSTLIDGKNFNQGGHKIGMGIEFEP, encoded by the exons ATGTCATCTAACGTATCACCGCCGCCATTCTACGACGGTTTGGGCAGAAGCGCTAAGGATTTGTTCAGCAAAGGATACAATTTTGATACAGTGAAATTAGACGTGAAAACCAAAACTCCCACCGGTGTTGAATTCCAATGCGGCGGAACTTCTCATATCGATTCCGGCAAAGTTCTAGGAACTTTACAGACTACGTATAGATTCAAAGAATACG GTATCAATTTCACGGAAAGATGGAACACTAGTAATGTGCTTTCAACCGAAGTATCATTAGATGATTTATTCAAAGGTGCTAAATTCTCCACCGAAGGTACTTTCGCCCCTCAGACCGG cgataaAACTCTGAAAGTAAAGGGGGAATACAAAAACAACTACGTAGCTTTCAACAGTGATGCTGACTTCAAAACAGCTACGCCTCTTGTTTCGGGTTCTGGAGTACTTCAGTATAATG GTTGGCTCGTCGGTCTTCTTTCGAAGTTCGATACGAAAGATTCCAAACTGAAGAGTACCAACTTAGCTTTAGGATACACTACTAAAGAATTCGTTATTCACACCAACGT GAGCGATGGAAAGTTATACAGCGGTCACATTTATCAAAAAGTGAATCCTTTCCTCGAAACTGGTGTTGAATTGGCATGGTCGTCGGAAAACAACGATACTAAATTTGGACTAGGTTGTAAATACACTTGGGATCGTGACACTACTGTTCGAGCTAAAGTGAATAATTCTAGCCAAATTGGTCTCGGTTTCACCCATAAACTTAAGGATG GTATTACCATCACGTTATCGACTTTGAtcgatggtaaaaatttcaatcaaggtGGACATAAAATCGGTATGGGTATTGAATTCGAACCATAA
- the LOC135844178 gene encoding SET domain-containing protein SmydA-8-like isoform X1 encodes MVYSAKPAFTLSEFTAGNKCLTANRDIKMGEAIFTEDVFLYGPNLDARSPMCLGCGVNVDTSVICYDCGWPVCSLYCDKLRIHKTNECEVFKKCPNMSFQRFGSKKFKLHQYDCILPLRMLFLREKSPDRWSCVEQLKYDTEIRRDTPRWQNEDSFVVKFIRQKCKLKQFDEELIHKVCSIIEANCFQISSSKNNLRFVYATSNYFSHNCLPNCSFVISPSENFRIYIRAAVDIRNGEQLTYSKIKPITPTLLRRQELLQSYYISCQCYRCSDPTELNSHFSSLKCPKCKKGPREVLSLNPLDFESEWKCTKCKYQKSYKALKTFYNEIEKEMNKVAEMKNTSEMIACYEKLIKKYSPKLHPNHAFIVYMKYSYLLLCLSGETFDSSDYDDVEIKIQWLNELLEVFDIVAPGFTCVRGRTLHMLYKVFVIKAKTYNTSKKSEQEQFTKCMTKALHYLDMAEQIMVVEKPFSQSDDTSP; translated from the exons ATGGTGTATTCGGCGAAACCAGCTTTCACTTTGAGTGAATTTACCGCAGGAAACAA GTGTTTGACTGCGAATCGAGATATTAAAATGGGCGAAGCTATATTTACCGAAGATGTTTTTCTATATGGACCGAATCTGGATGCTAGATCACCCATGTGTCTTGGCTGTGGTGTGAATGTCGATACCAGTGTAATATGCTACGATTGCGGATGGCCCGTCTGTAGCCTTTACTGCGATAAATTACGAATACATAAGACCAACGAATGCGAAGTGTTCAAGAAGTGTCCGAATATGTCTTTTCAAAGATTCGGTTCGAAGAAGTTCAAATTACACCAGTACGATTGTATTTTACCTTTACGAATGCTGTTCCTTAGAGAAAAATCACCTGATCGGTGGAGTTGCGTAGAGCAATTGAAATACGATACGGAGATTCGTAGAGATACACCGAGATGGCAAAATGAAGATTCGTTCGTGGTTAAATTTATTAGACAGAAGTGTAAATTGAAACA GTTCGACGAGGAACTCATCCATAAAGTTTGCAGTATTATCGAAGCTAACTGTTTTCAAATATCGAGCTCTAAAAATAATCTACGATTCGTGTACGCTAcgtcgaattatttttcacatAATTGTCTGCCGAATTGTTCGTTTGTTATTTCACCTAGtgaaaattttag AATTTATATTAGAGCTGCAGTTGATATACGAAATGGCGAACAGTTGACGTATTCTAAGATTAAACCCATCACGCCAACGTTGTTGAGAAGACAGGAATTACTCCAGTCGTATTATATTAGCTGTCAGTGTTATAGATGTAGTGATCCCACCGAATTAAACTCGCATTTTAGTTCCTTAAAGTGTCCTAAATGTAAAAAAGGACCACGAGAAGTATTATCATTGAATCCTTTAG ATTTCGAATCCGAATGGAAATGTACGAAATgcaaataccaaaaatcatacAAAGCTTTGAAAACGTTCTACAACGAGatcgaaaaagaaatgaataagGTAGCCGAGATGAAAAATACATCCGAAATGATCGCCTGTTATGAAAAACTAATCAAGAAATATTCGCCAAAGCTGCATCCCAATCACGCCTTCATCGTTTACATGAAGTATTCTTATTTACTTTTGTGTCTGAGCGGTGAAACTTTCGACAGTTCGGATTACGACGATGTAGAAATTAAAATCCAGTGGCTAAACGAACTCTTGGAAGTTTTCGATATCGTAGCTCCTGGATTCACTTGCGTTAGAG GAAGAACCTTACACATGTTGTATAAAGTATTCGTTATCAAAGCCAAGACATACAACACTTCGAAGAAATCCGAACAGGAGCAGTTCACGAAATGTATGACCAAGGCTTTACATTATCTCGATATGGCTGAACAAATCATGGTGGTTGAGAAACCATTTTCTCAAAGTGATGATACGTCACCCTAA